Within Vicia villosa cultivar HV-30 ecotype Madison, WI linkage group LG1, Vvil1.0, whole genome shotgun sequence, the genomic segment aattaaattgtataaggaaattatttgttggaattagtcaaagttagaattattgacattattataagaggcgtaattggaattatacgttgtgttgggcggataaattaatgatcgagaaattagtcggtttaatcggagaataatattagagataatattactataatggactattattaatttaagttgatttaaaccgtaagagaatgatattgaatatgttgagttggtggttcggacgatttattttatagtcggtagttagttaatttggtggagagaaataataatagaattaatattatggattatgagagtgttttatttaagtgggcttagacgttgcgttggtgatagtaatcatgggggtgttaattagtaagcccaaatgaaggttataattataataataattataataaaataaaggaaataagaagagaagttaggtctcagtagacgtggagaaagaagaaaagttggagaaagaggagaggtgaagaagagagccatggcggaagagaaatgctagaggaagtccaattttcgcagcaaatttctgcagtgagacaccttagtaaaacggacgtttctcccaatccaactgttggatcgtcgcggttcttggacacaacgttccagactcgtagaggtaacttctgaccggagcgattttcgttttgatgattttaagttcgtctgacaaagcgatttccgaacaggtttttggcgcgtctctgcacgttgttagaaaagatttttggagaaaagttggaagtggcggcataagctatggcaaccgggagagtagagcaatctcatatccaaggtaagggtggggttctagctctataaacgggattatgatgaatgatatgtgggggttatggttgtatgattgcctctgttttgtgtgttgtgattgtattgttgaatgttgaaattgattgacgtttgtgaataaggttataaaagttcaatcaatggttgtgggaaattaacctagggtttataattattattattattgaggaattagttgtagaaaattgctagatgttggtggagtataactataatattgctatgttcctgtgatgatcgaaattgaattgtactggaatcgaaggaagaaaattgagttttaattttgttggaagatgctgtcagcgcaggtaagcgccaaggtttggacgcggcacgaactgaaggtttctgtggtgttcgcGGTGCAAAGAGGGATTCGCGGCGCGTGttatacgagttttagaaatatgttttgatttctggctgttgatgttttatgttggttgttgggatcaagccttagtaggattaacttgagaagaattataattattattagtgaagaaattggtttaaattaattagaatattataccgttggaattgattaatttaattagtagaaattatagtgatgattcttagtgatgaaatatgtagttaatggattaagttgtatgaatatggaattggtgtgaagaagaaatagcactagtaataacgatgatatatgtagttggctgaattagtagcataattggaattaataatagaattaacgaatagtagaattggaattagaatgataaaaattgttggtagtagattaattaataaattgaagaattagtacctagatgttcaggggttgttttgtaatgattaagttgatgcaattgatgcatgtttaagttgttctttttgttgctgttgttctggttgttgttgttgttgatacgttgataAAGTTGCaagtcttatgaccaatgttgtttaagttattgatgatgcgttgattaagttgttggtcttatgaccaaggttggttaagttgtttgcggttgttgcattgttgtgttgtgacgttgtagttgttgttattgttgcatgcatacatttgcatattacgttggcctggattggcaaaatgtttaagttggccttgacggcacctgtttaagttggccttgatggcacctgattaagttgaaatgcctcgataacctggcatatgtttaagttgggagttctgctccaatggtaccacatgcatttgcacagttgagtcgcatttgaagttgttgtggttattacgttgttgttgttattacgttgttgttgttgttgttgttataagttgttgttgttatacttgttgctgataattgttattatacttgttgttgataaataattattataattgttgttgctatttgttattataactgttgtttgaataagtatgaagtggtgaagttgtatgatctaatcttaatatattatttatcatacgcttgtttatattgttggatatctcaccccttctgaatgatgtttccctaccatgggaaattgacaggtactcaagatagcggtggaagtttgaagtgattttatgaagtctttagttgctgttattcgagttagtgtgttgctctgatacgtagcactcggggggataaagcgattgtttaatttattattttacttgctgaatttttaagtgaattatgttttaaattgtaacttaaagttaccgtgcaatgatgctacgacttgatttgaatatttatgaagtttgatgattccgctgtgagttaattatttaatttgaaaaaaaagtgatttttgaataatgatttaattgtccattttaagttacgtgctatgtatctatatgaaggaaaATAAGTcgtaattgtttttgaatgacaaatatgtgatacctcaaatgaatttgtttggaatttatactctgatttttattataaattatcgggtagaattggggtgttacaactagcAGCACCAATAATCAACGATAGTAATTAAAAGTATTACTAATGAAATACGCACCTCCAGCATTCCTGTCCTCATTAGCTGTCTGAGTTCCAACTAAAGCGAACACTTTTCCACTTCCTGGTTCCCTTTTTGGTTTCTGACACTTGCTACTAATATGCCCTTCTTCACCTCAGTTGAAACAGATAACTTCTTTATGCCTACAATCAGTAGTTACGTGTCCTATCTTACCATAACGGAAACATCTTTTCTCCCCAGCAGTACACACATCACTCTTGTGACCAGGTTCTCCACATTTGAAACAAACCACGCTAGCAGGAGCTCCTCCCCCACTAGTTTTCTTTCCATTAGCCACTTCTGCTTTTCCCTTTCCAACTGGAGCATCATAAGGTGTGCTACGATTCTGCTTGCCTCTCCTATCCTTGACAAGTTTGTAATGTGCATTATGATCTTCTTCATAAATCCTGCAACTATCAACCAGATTAGGAAAGATACGAATCTTTTGATACCCAACAGCTTTCTTAATCTCAGAGCGCAAtccgttctcaaacttgatgcactttgaaaaCTCAGCACCTGCTCCCTCATAATACGGGTAGAACTTAGCCAACTCAGTgaactttgcagcatactctgTCACTGACATATTCCCTTGTTTCAGCTCAAGGAACTCAATCTCCTTcttaccccgaacatcttcaggataatACTTCCTGAGAAATTCTCTGCGGAAAACAATCCAAGTGATCTCTTCACCAGCAACTTCCAATCTCTGACGAGTCtctaaccaccagtcatcagcttcgacTGCCAGCATATGAGttccataccgaaccttctgcgCCTGAGTGCAGTCCATCACACGGAatatcctctcaatctccttcaaccACTCCAATGCGCCGTCAGGGTCATGCTTGCCTTTGAAGACCGGCGGATTCTCTCTCTAAAAGGTTGCTAAACTGCGAGATCCTGCATTTTCATCAGCATTTGGCTGATTTGCCAAAGCTTGCGCCATAGCCTCCAAAGCAGCAGCAATCGCAGCATCGTTTCTACCAGCCATCTCAACTAAGCACTACAACATAAACAACAGTCAAATAAAGTAATTAACAATACTCGATCGTTAACTAACTACGACTCGACAACTGGCCGgccggaccgacctgctctgataccactaatgtaacaccccaaatctacccaataaTTTATATGGaaaatcagagtatttaaaaatatttcatacgatgaaataggatgtcacattcatcatttaattCACTTACGGCAATTACGCctccacatagatacatagcacttaaACGAAAGCGGACAAATCATAACATTAATTTAATCCTCAAAAACACCTCATCAAATAAATTacttcgcagcggaatcatcaaacttcataaatatttaaatcaagttgtagcatctttgcacggtaactttaagttacgatttaaatcaaaactaaataaaattcagcaattaaaacaataataaaaacaatcgttttatccccccgagtgctacgtatcagagcgacaaccgactcaactCGCGACAGCTAATCCTTCACTCACTatcatcacctgcacgttaccagtataaaggcaacggcgaaaacacgcaaagggtgagatatcaaacaatataaataaagtcaTGATAAAGAGCGTATtacggttcaagtcataatatatatctcacgtctcaatttcaatcacaaacaattcaaaaatcaaaatcacataATCACGCACAACGTCGCAATAAAGCAAATGGATGAGACACGACTAAtgcatcatgcatgtggtacccagggcttcagcccccatcgccaattgccagataatagaggcatcaaaacaggcataagccttcgtcgctgttttgccaatccaggccgtcgctacaACATGCAATTTATGAGACACTATGAAATGCAACAACCACAATCAATCACAAAACAACGTCGCATAAGGCATTTGCCTACgtcgccaaaatatatcaatcatTATTGATAATTACTCGTCACTTTAATTTCCTGCAACATCGCAAAATTCACAATATCTCAAAATATGCAACAAGTCAAAACATCGCCGAAAACGTCGTCAATTTACGGATACCGAATCAATCCCGGTCTCGCCTAAATTATTCTACTTGGTTAATTAATTCCGGTTCTGtttttaattaagttatttatttttgttatggaCATGTTCTAAAATTGTTTCATGTTACTTTTAAAGTTGCCCCTGCTGTCAATTATATAGTGATACAATTACTTAGTATTATTCTACTACACTGTTACCTTAGTATAACACTACTACCAAAATATTCCTACCCAGTAATATTTCCTGAAACTGTAACAAACCTAACTCTGCTACTTGGTCAATTTAGACACTGCTATGACCACTACACCCATACCAATTTCTTGAATCAATTGGATTTACTAATTCTGTtaaaacttgctctaatttccaCTGCTAGTTTATatacttattattaatattaggtgGGTCACTTAACCCTTCATCTATCTCAGTATGCAATTATACTATGGCTACCACTTATCTAGTATATACTAAAACAAGGTTACTACTTAAAAACTATGTTCATGTGTTATTCTCCTAGATTTCTCACGTGGGCCAGGGAGAAGTAAAAGAAACAAGTTTGAATGCATCTACCAAAAATCTATTATAGCTCttactaaattatttatttatttaattatgtttcaATTTCAATGTATCAATGTACCAGACTACTTAAAACATAGCACttgcatatatatttatatatatgtgtAGCATTCCGAACGGCAACGCATTCTCCCCATCTTCATGTGCCAGTCGGCACTGGCGACAACAACACCAACCTCCGCAGGGCCACCCGGTCCCCAGTTTAATTCTAAATTTCACCATCGATTTATTTCAGACCATCGCCCATAACTGAGACACAATTACATTAATTGCACAAATAACATAATTTCACAGGTAATTTCAACACAGATATACACAAAACACTCACATATAACAGAAAATTCAATCGACACATAGAGACTATAAAATTTCTcaaacccacatacaatccatcatgtccctatttatagagcaagaaccccacccttacctgaaTTTATGGTCTCTAACAGTTTCCGGTTGAACTCCTAACTCTGGTTCCGGCGGTGTACTTTTTCTCTTCTACGTATTAACCTAATTTTTCTACTACCACTACTATTTATATATAACCTcacttattattatattaataaaataaaccaaTTATTCTATTAaactattaaatcaaataatccaATAGTCAAATGGACCAACTAAAAACACCTCCTTATTCTACTAACACCAACCAAAGTAAATAATATTCTAACAtccaaaatattattttctaacaATAGTCCTCCAACTAAAATTaattcatcataataataatataatctcCTTAATATCATATTACTATAACCAACCGTTAAATACGATAATgccttttaataattaaaatcagCTTATTAATCCAACAATTCCCAACTTCTATTGAATTCTGACAAATAAATTGttaataattcatttaaataattaaatgaatttcCGGGTGTTACAGCGCgcgcaggaaatcaatttcctataaagggaaatcgatttccaccttgtttTTGTGGCAAATTTGAagtctgcactcaggaaatcgatttccagtgaggcataATGTTTTTTTCcttgtttatgcttgttttgccttccttcttcctctacttaattaatatcattggatctaggatgttgataggtttgaaatgaccaaatccataatattagatgaatgatattaatgatagtgtgagttgattttactttatgcatttttattcttcttatccttctttttttttcttttgatcgatgaaagtcttaacaccatgagaattcttatggattcttggtaaagattAGATCGCTACCTATTTTTTTTAGTgcagtattgctttcggagagtgatctacatatcgcttctctcccatgcattagcacataaagttttgaccgtcctcattgtagggtgatttctacataaatcatttggccatctgcttaacatagcgcaatatttcgtgtcccgaataaaaaaagatcaaacatggaagagaattgtatgcggttgatttaagacttatggaagtttatcgtgtagtcgttatgattttatcaagcatctgataaatttccattgaatttaaatcggagaacatccttcacttaccatcgatctttattactaactttgataacatacttgacaagtttcaagatggttatttttaacatctaacaattgactttaatttccgcactttactatATTGCTTgttatttctcgctttatgctttattttatcatttcatcatgtttatgtttccgtcgttttctctttgtccattaggACGTTTATAATatgctattttcttttttttttccatttggacgttttgtttatgtttccgctattttctttttgtccacttggaccatactctatttttgtgccaAAACACTAAtacacaacaaaaatctaaaaaatacttaaggccttatggactattggttacgatcctgagcattttggatacttggacttttggacttagtacctctggaccctgttattctgttgttactctgtcgttattctgtctggcattggactgttgtatgtttatgtgtgcaggtatttccttgaaagcccttgatggttaattccaaggcgtcgtgataagaattttacccaaaaacagccgttactgtACACAATTTTCgtcaaaattttaatgtgcttaatgtaaagtggtgctaaagataataagttcatctggatccccaagtgataatgtgttggtttagtattgatattccaaaggatgggaaatctaccttgactcataatgtcaagtgttggcttcttattttggttagactgtttctttccttagcttttattttacgcattatgatagcctcttcatctcctccccttcttagattttcaaaatcttctcccttttgccaaaaccttcttatgtttgtaaaacctctttaaaaaccttttttctctaaaatatcttttgcccttagtggcttttcttcaaaagtttagacacgattaattgttgtagtaaGTTGCGaaaccccacgattttgaaattgattgatataatgagatcttttccgcatgagagagctagtggcatactcgttgatttccatCCGATTTCgatcccttctttcatttgcgacgcaaagaactcatttgttctcatgctcaagatcaatggctgagtattctctccgatgacgataaagtgtttattccttttaaaaaccgtttttccctttaagcgggaactacattagctctgacttctccaatgcaccgaggaggtatgtaggcacaaggcttaatgcttttccgagcttattttaaaatttaaacaaaCCTTTTCTTTTCACACACAACATCTTTTTAAtcaacacatattttcaaaatgGTTCcagtagagtactacagatatgagTGGtccttaaaaccttccccttgtataatcaacacccgtacttaagatctcttcttttttgttttaaaaaacaaactttgggttttattggttcttttcccttttcctttcaaacaataaagcacggtggcgactttcactgaaatattgagtcgagtcaatataaTGGCTTCGATCTTAGATTTTCGCTGCTACTCCAAGAATGAAttgttagttattattattattaataatattattattagattgattaattatatatttgtaaGGGTAGTTAAGTCTTTCTCAACATTTAGTATTTATACTTTGGTGTAACCCttactttttatgtttttgttcattatattgaaaccctaattcaaagGGTGTTTCTCCTTCTctatgtttatatatatttacaattgttaacatggtatcaaagagctcggTTTGATTTCAGATATATCATAAAGTGGTccatatattatttttaagatGTTTATTCGGTGAAGTGTTTGGTTTACGGTGCTGTTTCATTGAAATTTTATGGCATTGGTTCATTTGAAGCTGACGGCGTGACTTGGTGGTTTGGTAATGTTTATTAGATATTTGCTTGCCTTTCTTTATTATTCTCTTAAAATATATTTGGGATAATCATTCTTGTGGCAAAGAATTCAACACGTTGTTGTTCTTTGATTTGTTTCATTGGCTAGTTTGGTTACTTTGCTATTCCTTGTTATTTTTACGGTTAAAAAAAACGACAAATGGGAGATACATTATTTTTTGATACAATCACCGAATTTTTtttgggatcaatttcattttgTATTTTGCTTAATTGTGGTGCTTTGGTTATTTCATAGTTGATTAAAATGAATAATGAAAAAGATGACTCTCTTCAGTCAGTTAGTGTCCAACTCATTGGAGACAATTATTCCGATTGGAGTTACGTGatgaaaaattttctaaaagGAAAAAGGATGTGGAGTTATGTTGATAGATCCTCGGTTTAACCTACATATAAAAAGGATGAAGCAAAATATGCACAAGAGTTGGAAACATGGGATGTCAGTAATTCGAAGATTCTTCCTTGGATCAATAATTTGGTTTCTCACTCAATAGGTGAGCAACTAGCGAAATATGATACTGCTAAGGAGGTTTGGGACCATTTAAAATGTTTGTATGCTCAATCTAATTTTGCAAAATGGTATCAGTTGGAAAGTGATATTAGAACTCTCAAACAGAATAAGATGACCATTCAAGAATTCTATTCAGCAATGACTAATTTGTGGGATCAATTGGCTCTTATGGAATCGGCTGAATTGAAAGTTGTTAAAGCGTACACTGATCAAAGAGAAGAgcaatgtttggttcaatttcAGATGgcattttgggatgattttgagggactTCATGGGGGTATTCTGCATCGTAATCCTCTTCCTAGTGTTGATTAAGTTTTTAATGAATTGTTGGCAGAAGAAATTAGACTCAAGTCCCACTCAAATTTGATTCCAGATAAAGGAGTTTTATCCACTCCTTCGTCTGTATTTGCTGCTCAATTTCACAAAGGAAAACCACAAGGTAGGGTTGGGCTTGGTATTGATGAATGTTCTTTTTGCAAGGAGAAAGCTCATTGGAAAGCACAATGCCCCAATTTGTTGAAAGCAAATAAGAAAATTTTCAAGAGTCCATCAtcaaatgttgttgttgttgctcctACTACTGTTAGTTTTGGTTCTGATCGTGCATATCCATCTAAGACTtcttctcaaatatctgatattaCAGAGCAGCTTCAAAGGCTTCTTGCCACTCAGTC encodes:
- the LOC131662595 gene encoding uncharacterized protein LOC131662595 — protein: MDCTQAQKVRYGTHMLAVEADDWWLETRQRLEVAGEEITWIVFRREFLRKYYPEDVRGKKEIEFLELKQGNMSVTEYAAKFTELAKFYPYYEGAGAEFSKCIKFENGLRSEIKKAVGYQKIRIFPNLVDSCRIYEEDHNAHYKLVKDRRGKQNRSTPYDAPVGKGKAEVANGKKTSGGGAPASVVCFKCGEPGHKSDVCTAGEKRCFRYGKIGHVTTDCRHKEVICFN